A single genomic interval of Coleofasciculus sp. FACHB-1120 harbors:
- a CDS encoding Crp/Fnr family transcriptional regulator, whose amino-acid sequence MQTKAFSELFPLFNTAAPETLEWLLSVAVEHEYPSDRAVLMEDAWGNAVYFVVSGWVKVRRLSGEDVITLAILGKGDFFGEMAILDESPRSTDVIALSPVELLSVSAQRFIQTLFKDPQLHHRMLQLMVKRLRQTNLRFQMRHQPPAVKLANTLIALGENYGEATERGTEIYNIPSKDLANVTDIGVEDTSKIMEKLESKGWVKIDPAQETLHLLNIKQLTHLAGRV is encoded by the coding sequence ATGCAGACCAAAGCTTTTTCTGAGCTGTTCCCTCTCTTTAATACTGCCGCTCCAGAGACATTAGAATGGCTTTTGTCTGTCGCAGTCGAACACGAGTATCCATCAGACAGAGCCGTTTTGATGGAAGACGCTTGGGGCAACGCAGTTTATTTTGTCGTGTCGGGTTGGGTCAAAGTCCGACGCCTCTCTGGGGAGGATGTTATCACCCTGGCAATCTTGGGTAAAGGTGATTTTTTTGGAGAAATGGCAATTCTCGATGAATCTCCCCGCTCAACCGATGTGATTGCTCTCTCGCCTGTAGAATTGCTCAGCGTCTCTGCCCAGCGCTTCATTCAAACCCTCTTCAAAGATCCGCAGTTGCACCACCGGATGCTGCAATTGATGGTGAAGCGTCTGCGCCAAACGAACCTCCGCTTTCAAATGCGTCATCAACCTCCAGCGGTAAAATTAGCCAACACGCTGATTGCTTTGGGAGAAAACTATGGTGAAGCCACTGAAAGAGGAACGGAAATCTATAATATTCCCTCTAAAGATTTGGCTAACGTCACAGATATTGGCGTCGAGGACACTAGCAAAATTATGGAAAAACTAGAAAGTAAAGGCTGGGTTAAAATCGATCCGGCGCAGGAGACGCTTCATCTTCTCAACATCAAGCAGCTAACGCATCTTGCCGGACGAGTTTAG
- a CDS encoding M61 family metallopeptidase, translating to MTEATAVRRDRLSNTAPKIHYQVAIREPQSHLFDVTLTVQNWQSPILDLKLPVWTPGSYLVREYSKHLQDFSADSSEQQPLAWRKLSKNHWQIDTNGVSEVTVRYRMFANELTVRTNHLDVTHGYFNSAALLFYIPEFEKQPILVTIVPPKPEWRVTTPLPAADGQANTFQAPDFDTLVDSPFEIGSHQLHHFEVLGKPHELAIWGQGNAKPEQIIEDTQKIIEVESQMFGGLPYDRYVFLLHLASTGAGGLEHKNACTLNYHRFGFRDRDKYNRFMQLVAHEFFHLWNVKRIRPKGLEVFDYTGENYTPSLWFSEGTTSYYDLVIPLRAGIYDAKSFLKELGKEISRLQTTPGRLVQPASESSFDAWIKLYRPDANSGNSQISYYLKGAMVSLLLDLLIRGRHSNQRSLDDVMRQMWQQFGQPETGFTPEQLQQVIESVADMDLSDFFKRYIEGTEELPFDEYLNPFGLRLVVEEEEPIPYLGVTAKTENGREAIKFVQAGSPAQLAGIDAGDELLAIDGFRVTSLSLSDRLKDYQSGNTIQVTVFHQDELRMPLVTLADPRPSAYKIVPVESPDDVQKQNFAKWLGSGF from the coding sequence ATGACAGAAGCAACAGCTGTTCGCCGCGATCGCTTATCCAACACTGCCCCAAAAATTCATTACCAGGTGGCGATACGGGAGCCACAATCGCATCTTTTTGACGTAACTTTGACCGTACAAAACTGGCAGTCACCGATTCTCGATTTAAAATTGCCGGTGTGGACTCCTGGTTCCTACCTGGTGCGCGAGTATTCTAAACATTTGCAAGACTTTTCGGCTGATTCCAGCGAACAACAACCTTTGGCGTGGCGGAAGCTTAGTAAAAATCACTGGCAAATAGATACAAACGGTGTGTCGGAAGTAACGGTGCGTTACCGGATGTTTGCCAATGAACTAACGGTGCGAACTAATCATTTAGATGTTACTCATGGGTATTTTAACAGTGCTGCTCTGTTATTTTATATACCCGAGTTTGAAAAACAACCCATTCTAGTGACAATTGTGCCGCCCAAACCCGAATGGCGCGTCACGACCCCATTACCAGCGGCGGATGGACAAGCGAACACCTTCCAAGCGCCCGATTTTGACACGCTGGTGGATAGTCCCTTCGAGATTGGTTCTCATCAGTTGCATCATTTTGAAGTTTTGGGAAAACCTCATGAGTTAGCCATCTGGGGACAGGGGAACGCCAAGCCAGAGCAAATTATTGAAGACACGCAGAAAATCATTGAGGTGGAATCCCAGATGTTTGGGGGTTTACCTTATGACCGATATGTGTTTTTGCTGCATCTAGCTTCCACGGGTGCTGGAGGTTTGGAACACAAGAATGCTTGCACGTTGAATTACCATCGCTTTGGGTTCCGCGATCGCGATAAGTACAATCGCTTTATGCAGCTGGTCGCTCACGAATTCTTCCACCTGTGGAATGTGAAGCGCATCCGTCCCAAAGGATTAGAGGTGTTTGATTATACCGGAGAAAACTATACACCTTCGCTGTGGTTTAGTGAGGGGACAACCAGTTATTACGACTTGGTGATTCCGTTGCGGGCGGGAATCTATGATGCAAAGTCTTTCTTGAAGGAGTTAGGCAAAGAAATATCGCGGTTACAAACGACACCAGGGCGACTGGTGCAGCCTGCGAGTGAATCGAGTTTTGATGCCTGGATTAAGCTGTATCGACCGGATGCCAATAGTGGAAATTCCCAGATTTCCTACTATCTGAAAGGAGCGATGGTATCCTTGTTGCTAGATTTGCTAATTCGAGGGCGTCATAGCAATCAGCGATCGCTTGATGATGTGATGCGGCAAATGTGGCAGCAGTTTGGACAGCCGGAAACCGGCTTCACTCCAGAACAATTGCAACAAGTTATAGAATCAGTCGCTGACATGGATTTGAGCGACTTCTTTAAGCGATACATTGAGGGAACTGAAGAGTTACCCTTTGACGAATACCTGAATCCCTTCGGTTTGCGGTTAGTGGTAGAGGAAGAGGAACCCATTCCTTATCTGGGCGTGACAGCAAAGACGGAGAATGGGCGCGAAGCGATCAAATTTGTCCAAGCGGGTTCTCCAGCGCAGTTAGCCGGTATTGATGCGGGAGATGAATTGCTAGCAATTGACGGTTTCCGAGTAACGTCACTTTCTTTGAGCGATCGCCTGAAAGATTACCAATCGGGGAATACGATTCAGGTGACGGTTTTCCATCAAGATGAACTCCGGATGCCACTCGTGACTTTAGCAGATCCGCGCCCCAGCGCTTACAAAATTGTGCCCGTAGAGTCTCCTGACGATGTTCAAAAACAAAACTTTGCTAAGTGGCTAGGATCGGGATTCTAA
- a CDS encoding HetZ-related protein 2, with protein sequence MSLAQELAQNWREQIAADYPDSSAATRESITCWLIGEDLERFEALNPSQMKIARQAMEYRYRILRQRYLGVGPERAYRNLTTRLGSLVLLRNKIRTWVALSRDRQRAVGDVLQEVIQELLHSDRYIQQQIAWIAKCTPSDTRLRNSLLMTSIEEYCLRPIRNQPLLVYRFVNYLRRSQRGGMTHVPDGELVRLVSEEVTPDETDNPVSLLDAQAVTQYQENQVWEEQQTLRTSVKQEFKDYLAENVSESAAKWLTLYLQGKSQEAIASALGLPIKEIYRLREKVSYHAIRVFAVKSQPELVASWLEASLQEHNLGLTLIEWEQFYATLNPVQRQLVDSLKAGKTLEAIAAELNLKNHQVMGEWSKLYLAAQALRSDS encoded by the coding sequence ATGTCACTGGCCCAAGAACTGGCACAGAATTGGCGAGAGCAGATTGCAGCCGACTATCCCGACTCTAGCGCAGCAACACGAGAAAGTATTACTTGCTGGCTGATCGGAGAAGATTTAGAGCGATTTGAAGCACTGAACCCAAGCCAGATGAAAATTGCTCGGCAAGCAATGGAATACCGCTATCGAATTTTACGGCAGCGCTATTTAGGCGTGGGGCCAGAGCGTGCCTATCGTAATCTCACGACTCGATTGGGCAGCTTAGTGCTGCTCCGAAATAAAATCCGTACTTGGGTGGCGCTCTCGCGCGATCGCCAACGGGCAGTGGGCGACGTATTGCAAGAAGTGATTCAGGAACTATTACACAGCGATCGCTACATTCAACAGCAAATCGCTTGGATTGCCAAATGTACTCCCAGTGATACTCGCCTCCGCAATTCCCTGCTGATGACCAGTATCGAAGAGTATTGTCTCAGACCGATTCGCAACCAGCCGCTATTAGTGTATCGGTTTGTGAATTATCTACGGCGTTCTCAGCGCGGCGGCATGACTCACGTGCCTGATGGTGAATTGGTGCGACTGGTTTCTGAAGAAGTGACGCCCGATGAGACAGACAACCCAGTGAGTTTGCTAGATGCTCAAGCAGTCACTCAGTACCAAGAAAATCAAGTTTGGGAAGAACAGCAAACTTTACGTACCTCGGTCAAACAGGAATTTAAAGACTATTTAGCCGAAAACGTTAGTGAATCTGCTGCTAAGTGGCTGACACTGTATCTGCAAGGCAAGTCTCAAGAAGCGATCGCCAGCGCCTTAGGCTTGCCGATCAAAGAAATCTACCGACTGCGCGAAAAAGTTAGCTACCATGCCATTCGCGTCTTTGCCGTCAAAAGCCAGCCCGAATTAGTTGCCAGTTGGCTAGAAGCGTCATTACAGGAACACAACCTGGGTTTGACTCTGATTGAGTGGGAGCAATTCTACGCCACCCTCAACCCCGTGCAGCGCCAGTTGGTTGATAGTTTGAAAGCAGGTAAAACCCTAGAGGCGATCGCTGCTGAGTTGAACCTGAAAAATCACCAAGTCATGGGCGAATGGAGCAAACTTTATCTAGCCGCTCAAGCCTTACGGAGCGATTCCTAA
- a CDS encoding glycosyltransferase, translated as MVESRKDIKNNPTVPGLPPLLRVPSESLQISELGFSKALAGSKTSQALGDERGYAQTRLLRFSLVVPTYNEGDNIREIVRLLTELLDGAIPNNYELIVVDDNSPDGTWEIAQVLMLEYPHLRVMRRVEERGLSTAVIRGWQAARGEILGVIDADLQHPPELLLQLLAKMDRGADLAAASRHVEGGGVSDWSIVRRVLSRGAQMLGLILLPGVVGRVSDPMSGYFLVRRECLVGKTLSPVGYKILIEVLGRGDIRWIAEAGYVFQERQAGESKVSAKQYVDYLRHLLRLRLSRWPIGRFFRFGAVGFSGVFVDMAMFYLLRTQVGLGLTTSAALASEVAIINNFLWNDSWTFADISSRQQGWSKRFKRLLKFNLVCLSGLVLNLLILNLLFNVLGVNQYVAKLIAIAAVTLWNFWINLKLSWRVTETK; from the coding sequence ATGGTGGAAAGCCGCAAAGATATTAAAAACAATCCTACGGTTCCTGGGTTGCCACCCCTGTTGCGGGTTCCATCAGAATCATTGCAAATCTCTGAATTGGGTTTTTCTAAGGCTTTAGCAGGCTCTAAGACTTCTCAGGCGCTAGGGGACGAACGCGGGTACGCGCAGACGCGCCTGCTCCGCTTTTCTTTAGTGGTGCCGACCTATAACGAAGGTGACAACATCCGGGAGATTGTTCGGTTACTGACTGAGCTGTTGGATGGAGCTATCCCGAATAACTATGAGCTGATTGTGGTCGATGATAATAGCCCGGATGGAACCTGGGAAATCGCTCAGGTTCTGATGTTGGAGTATCCGCATCTGCGAGTAATGCGGCGGGTTGAAGAACGGGGACTTTCGACAGCAGTAATTCGTGGCTGGCAGGCAGCGCGGGGAGAGATATTAGGTGTCATTGATGCCGATCTCCAGCATCCACCAGAGTTGTTATTGCAGCTGTTGGCGAAAATGGATCGAGGCGCAGATTTGGCGGCGGCTAGTCGTCATGTGGAAGGTGGCGGCGTCAGCGACTGGAGTATTGTCCGTAGAGTGTTATCCCGTGGTGCCCAGATGTTGGGGTTAATACTGTTGCCTGGGGTCGTGGGTCGTGTGTCCGATCCGATGAGTGGTTACTTTTTGGTACGCCGCGAGTGCTTGGTGGGAAAAACACTGAGTCCGGTGGGTTACAAGATTTTGATTGAAGTGCTGGGTCGGGGCGATATCCGTTGGATTGCTGAAGCAGGCTACGTGTTTCAAGAACGCCAAGCGGGGGAAAGTAAGGTTTCTGCAAAACAATATGTAGATTATCTGCGGCATTTACTGAGGTTGCGTCTTTCCCGCTGGCCGATTGGTCGGTTTTTCCGATTTGGTGCAGTCGGTTTCAGCGGCGTATTTGTAGATATGGCAATGTTTTATTTGCTGCGTACCCAAGTGGGATTGGGACTGACGACCAGTGCAGCGTTGGCTTCGGAAGTGGCAATTATCAATAATTTCTTGTGGAATGACAGCTGGACTTTTGCTGACATTTCCAGTCGCCAACAGGGATGGAGCAAGCGCTTCAAGCGGCTGTTGAAATTTAATCTAGTTTGTCTGAGTGGGCTGGTATTAAACCTTTTGATCCTGAATTTGCTGTTCAATGTGCTGGGCGTTAATCAATATGTTGCCAAGCTGATTGCGATCGCTGCGGTGACTCTGTGGAATTTCTGGATCAATCTAAAGCTCAGCTGGCGGGTGACGGAAACCAAGTAG
- a CDS encoding shikimate dehydrogenase, which yields MIQGTTKLLGVIGHPIGHSLSPVMHNAAIAHLGLDYVYVPLSVAPEDLEKAIPGLAAMDNFVGFSVTIPHKQAIIPLLSEVSDIAQAIGAVNTVTKTDRGWVGTNTDVTGFLAPLEANNSDWSQSVAVILGNGGAARAVVAGCKKLGCAQIHVVGRNWENLTAFQNSWRNSSLPVEISTHSWGELPSLISQASLLVNTTPVGMYPKVDESPLNAEAIANLPEGAIAYDLIYKPHPTRFLQQAQKQGAVMVNGLEMLVQQGAAALKIWLNAEPPVDVMRQSLQKQLKIKN from the coding sequence ATGATTCAAGGTACAACCAAACTTTTAGGGGTGATTGGTCATCCCATCGGGCATTCCCTATCGCCGGTGATGCACAATGCGGCGATCGCTCATTTAGGATTAGATTACGTTTATGTACCTTTGTCGGTCGCGCCGGAAGATTTAGAGAAAGCGATCCCGGGTTTGGCCGCAATGGATAATTTTGTAGGCTTTAGCGTTACTATTCCCCACAAACAGGCAATTATCCCCCTGCTATCAGAAGTATCAGATATTGCCCAAGCGATAGGAGCCGTCAACACCGTTACCAAGACGGATAGGGGATGGGTGGGCACGAATACGGATGTGACGGGCTTCCTCGCCCCCCTGGAAGCTAACAATAGCGATTGGAGCCAAAGTGTCGCGGTCATTTTAGGCAATGGCGGTGCGGCGCGGGCGGTAGTTGCCGGTTGCAAAAAACTGGGTTGTGCCCAAATCCATGTTGTTGGGCGAAACTGGGAGAATTTAACCGCCTTTCAAAATAGCTGGCGCAATTCATCCTTACCAGTAGAAATTAGCACCCATTCTTGGGGAGAACTACCGAGTCTGATTTCTCAAGCATCTTTGTTAGTCAATACAACACCCGTTGGGATGTACCCGAAGGTTGACGAATCTCCTTTAAATGCCGAAGCGATCGCCAATTTGCCAGAAGGCGCGATCGCTTACGATCTGATTTACAAACCCCACCCTACCCGGTTCCTGCAACAAGCCCAAAAACAAGGCGCGGTGATGGTTAATGGACTGGAAATGCTCGTTCAGCAAGGAGCCGCCGCCTTGAAAATCTGGTTAAACGCCGAGCCGCCAGTGGACGTGATGCGCCAATCTCTACAAAAACAATTAAAAATCAAAAATTAA
- a CDS encoding phospholipid carrier-dependent glycosyltransferase, producing the protein MINNWLLLLVWIGVGTGLRLLNLAGKSPWTDEFSTLVFSLGNSFRGVPLDQAIALDTLLQPLQPNPAAGIQDVIHHLVTESNHPPLYFVLTHLWLKLFPPDGGLVSLWGARSLAALFGVVSIPAMYAFGWFAFRSRLVGHMAAAMMAVSPYAIFLAQEARHYTLAILWVIASLTCLLVAARHLQRQAPLPIWLVLLWVSINTLGISSHYFFVLTLGAQGLALIVLLWQQRRTQNNFKFPTIKSLLSLLPVAAGTLAGGLVWVPVFLQNSYGGKLTEWIQGDRVGLAWLSPIFQAIAAWITMIALLPVESPDLIVVILCGPVMLIFFLWSLPILYRGLKFQRQEAGLTTQLFEGFVWSAIALFFVFTYFLGIDLTRGARYNFVYFPAVIVILGASLAVCWNAVRAEETTLKESVLASNNPGSKAKIQDAKLFLQTSGKKVVVIIFLMGLLSGLTVACNLGYQKYYRPDLLVSPILYPLDYLSTSELVPVLIATTHKTHVQTGEMMGIAWELKQEEEQTRRTQFLLAHQDQNPQTSTVALQKTLATLPRPLDVLLLNFHAPIEPIELNKCVADADFPSVDGYEAKLYHCPYR; encoded by the coding sequence ATGATTAATAACTGGTTGCTACTTTTAGTGTGGATAGGAGTTGGGACTGGCTTGCGCTTGCTAAATTTGGCTGGCAAGTCGCCTTGGACAGATGAATTTTCGACGCTGGTTTTCAGCTTGGGCAATAGTTTTCGCGGCGTTCCCCTAGACCAAGCGATCGCACTCGATACTCTTCTGCAACCTTTGCAACCAAACCCAGCAGCAGGAATCCAAGATGTCATTCATCACTTAGTCACTGAAAGTAACCATCCCCCACTCTACTTTGTGCTAACTCACCTGTGGTTGAAACTATTTCCGCCAGATGGGGGGTTGGTTTCGCTGTGGGGGGCGCGATCGCTTGCTGCCCTTTTCGGCGTCGTCTCTATCCCTGCAATGTATGCATTTGGCTGGTTTGCGTTTCGTTCTCGGTTGGTAGGACACATGGCAGCAGCGATGATGGCAGTTTCGCCCTACGCCATCTTTCTAGCGCAAGAAGCTCGTCATTACACTTTGGCAATCCTATGGGTCATTGCTTCTCTAACCTGTCTGCTAGTTGCTGCACGACACCTTCAGCGTCAGGCACCTCTGCCCATTTGGCTCGTACTCCTCTGGGTAAGTATTAATACTTTAGGAATTTCCAGTCATTATTTTTTCGTCCTCACTTTGGGTGCCCAAGGGCTGGCGTTGATTGTCCTTCTGTGGCAACAAAGGCGGACTCAGAATAATTTTAAATTTCCCACTATCAAGTCCTTGCTCTCATTGCTGCCGGTTGCGGCTGGGACGCTGGCGGGGGGATTAGTGTGGGTGCCAGTATTTTTACAAAACAGTTATGGGGGAAAGCTAACCGAATGGATTCAAGGTGATCGCGTCGGTTTGGCATGGCTTAGCCCTATATTTCAAGCGATCGCGGCTTGGATTACGATGATCGCCCTATTACCAGTAGAATCACCCGATTTAATCGTGGTGATTCTGTGTGGCCCTGTAATGCTGATTTTCTTTCTTTGGTCGCTACCCATCCTCTATCGAGGCCTGAAATTTCAGCGCCAAGAGGCGGGTTTGACAACCCAACTGTTTGAGGGTTTCGTCTGGAGTGCGATCGCACTGTTTTTTGTCTTTACCTACTTCCTCGGAATTGATTTAACTCGTGGGGCAAGGTATAACTTTGTCTATTTTCCAGCAGTCATCGTTATCTTAGGAGCTAGCCTTGCTGTCTGTTGGAATGCTGTAAGGGCTGAAGAAACTACCTTAAAAGAGTCAGTCCTAGCCAGCAATAATCCCGGCTCAAAAGCCAAAATTCAAGATGCAAAACTTTTTCTCCAAACATCTGGCAAAAAAGTCGTTGTGATTATTTTTCTAATGGGACTTTTGAGCGGACTAACCGTAGCCTGCAATTTGGGCTATCAGAAATACTATCGCCCCGATCTGTTAGTGTCACCAATTCTATATCCGCTAGATTACTTGTCTACATCTGAGCTGGTGCCAGTTCTAATTGCCACAACTCACAAAACCCATGTGCAAACTGGGGAAATGATGGGAATCGCGTGGGAACTCAAACAGGAGGAGGAACAAACAAGGCGAACCCAATTTCTCCTAGCTCATCAAGACCAAAATCCTCAAACTTCAACGGTGGCACTGCAAAAAACCTTGGCGACTTTACCGCGACCTCTAGATGTTTTGCTATTGAATTTCCACGCCCCAATAGAGCCAATAG
- a CDS encoding ATP-binding protein: MQPEQMSATGRQSKEEQELILNPVDNAIALFNRSHHLVLFNRQFSLLWGLPPEWLGLQPHCSEVFAEVVAQGYWSPQQSEQIASALSQTETECISLPVQQSNGICLEVETTLTNDGGRLFTFRDVTGNQDYQVTLNAEVRRLTFLVGLMERLQPASDLQTIGQFALSYLVETMGAAFGDIKVITGQGIDAYADILTNEISGQFIATHGEAAVAEMQAFLDRGIPYGQGLLWEVVKTGKPLFVEDYSKNPQAVSAFRHPAIGQLGIFPIPAANGKIIGVLTLESRTYQRLQDAPQQDILLVACRTLGVAIERAQAQEHLREINHDLERASQLKSEFLAAMSHELRTPLNSILGFSDLLLRQIAGSLNERQIKYVRVMEESGQHLLQLINDILDLSKIEAGKAELELQPVSIPELCTQCLHMIQPRADKKRLALTLELDYRLGEASLDERRVRQILINLLSNAVKFTPEGGQIKLSGRLGYGTQLIGEFRPDRSPVNPSTPYLCIEVKDSGIGISRDKWHLLFRPFQQVDASLTRQHEGTGLGLALTKRLAELHGGTVSLESVESQGSTFRVWLPVTEMSQKLAEAANPVPNQQRSSFLKGGVSSGNAKRILVVEDQAFNQALISDVLELEGYAVELIYDGRTMMEALQSSLVTPKSLPHLILMDIQLPEVDGFEIIRQLKANPLWKPVPVIAVTAMAMAGDRDRCLAAGANGYISKPIDIDLLTATVRSFIQDSEQKNP, translated from the coding sequence ATGCAACCAGAGCAGATGAGCGCTACTGGGCGACAGTCAAAGGAGGAACAAGAACTCATTTTGAATCCAGTAGACAATGCGATCGCTTTGTTTAACCGCTCCCATCACTTGGTCTTGTTTAATCGCCAGTTCAGCCTTCTTTGGGGACTTCCCCCCGAATGGCTGGGTCTACAGCCGCATTGTAGCGAAGTCTTCGCTGAAGTGGTAGCACAGGGCTACTGGTCGCCGCAGCAGAGCGAACAAATCGCTTCAGCCCTTAGCCAAACCGAAACTGAGTGCATTTCTCTTCCCGTACAGCAATCCAATGGCATCTGTCTAGAGGTAGAGACCACACTGACCAATGATGGGGGACGCCTGTTCACCTTCCGCGATGTCACCGGCAATCAAGACTACCAGGTAACATTAAACGCTGAGGTGAGGCGGTTAACCTTTTTGGTAGGTTTGATGGAACGGTTGCAGCCTGCCAGCGACTTGCAGACAATTGGGCAATTTGCACTTTCCTATCTCGTAGAGACAATGGGTGCCGCCTTCGGCGATATCAAGGTGATTACGGGTCAAGGGATTGATGCCTATGCCGATATTCTCACCAATGAAATTTCCGGTCAATTCATCGCGACTCACGGCGAAGCCGCCGTTGCCGAGATGCAAGCCTTTCTCGATCGGGGGATTCCCTACGGTCAAGGGTTACTGTGGGAAGTCGTAAAAACCGGCAAGCCCCTATTTGTAGAGGATTATTCCAAAAATCCCCAGGCAGTGTCGGCGTTTCGCCATCCTGCAATTGGTCAACTAGGCATTTTTCCCATTCCTGCTGCCAATGGCAAGATCATTGGTGTCTTGACGCTGGAATCTCGCACTTATCAGAGACTTCAGGACGCTCCCCAACAGGATATACTCCTGGTTGCCTGTCGCACGCTGGGCGTTGCGATTGAAAGGGCACAGGCGCAAGAACACCTGCGCGAAATCAACCACGATTTAGAACGGGCTTCCCAACTAAAGTCTGAGTTTCTGGCGGCTATGTCCCACGAACTGCGAACGCCTCTCAACAGTATTTTAGGATTTTCGGACTTGTTGCTACGGCAAATCGCCGGTTCTTTAAACGAACGCCAGATTAAATATGTGCGGGTGATGGAAGAAAGCGGTCAACACCTGTTGCAGTTGATTAATGACATTCTGGATCTCTCCAAAATAGAAGCCGGAAAGGCAGAACTCGAACTCCAGCCGGTTTCGATCCCGGAGCTTTGCACGCAATGCCTGCACATGATTCAGCCCCGTGCCGATAAAAAGCGACTTGCCTTAACTCTAGAATTAGACTATCGGCTGGGGGAGGCGTCGCTAGATGAACGTCGTGTCCGCCAGATATTAATTAATTTGCTCTCTAATGCTGTCAAGTTTACGCCAGAGGGTGGGCAAATCAAGTTAAGCGGACGGCTGGGTTATGGCACCCAGTTGATCGGGGAATTTCGACCCGATCGCAGTCCGGTGAATCCTAGCACTCCTTACTTGTGTATTGAAGTCAAAGACTCAGGGATCGGGATTTCTAGAGATAAATGGCATTTGCTGTTTCGCCCTTTCCAGCAGGTCGATGCTTCCTTAACGCGGCAACATGAAGGAACTGGCTTAGGTTTGGCGCTAACGAAACGACTGGCAGAACTCCACGGCGGCACGGTCTCTCTAGAATCTGTAGAAAGTCAGGGTAGTACGTTTCGTGTCTGGCTACCAGTAACGGAAATGTCCCAGAAGTTGGCAGAGGCAGCAAACCCAGTGCCAAACCAGCAGCGGTCATCATTTCTCAAGGGTGGTGTATCTTCTGGCAATGCCAAGCGAATTTTGGTGGTGGAAGATCAAGCTTTCAATCAGGCATTGATTTCTGATGTGCTGGAGTTAGAAGGGTATGCAGTTGAGTTAATTTATGACGGTCGCACGATGATGGAGGCGTTGCAATCTTCCTTGGTGACGCCGAAATCGCTGCCGCACTTGATTTTGATGGATATCCAACTACCGGAGGTGGATGGTTTTGAAATTATCCGTCAACTAAAAGCTAATCCTTTGTGGAAGCCGGTGCCGGTAATCGCGGTAACAGCAATGGCAATGGCGGGCGATCGCGATCGCTGTTTGGCGGCTGGTGCGAATGGTTACATCAGTAAGCCAATAGATATCGATCTTCTCACAGCCACCGTCCGCTCTTTTATACAGGATTCCGAGCAAAAGAATCCATGA